In Haladaptatus sp. QDMS2, a single window of DNA contains:
- a CDS encoding GNAT family N-acetyltransferase, with protein MPGARVASGERVTLRTAEAEDIPFLQRGAANPEIRYPLGNPVKNQGQYEISANRTGPDTFIVCLEVEETEVETETITRIGQVSVMDAHYKRPELGYWLVPEFHGEGYGKEAVSLVIDYAFRSYDTPAIGAEAFDYNEASRGLLESLGFSEEGRRRKFMFVDGAHRDMVQYGLLREEWEPEE; from the coding sequence ATGCCAGGCGCACGCGTCGCGAGCGGCGAACGAGTCACGCTCCGGACAGCCGAAGCCGAAGACATCCCGTTTCTCCAGCGCGGAGCCGCCAACCCGGAAATTCGGTATCCGCTTGGCAACCCGGTCAAAAATCAGGGCCAGTACGAGATTTCGGCGAATCGAACCGGGCCGGACACGTTCATCGTCTGTCTCGAAGTCGAGGAAACAGAAGTGGAGACGGAAACTATCACCCGAATCGGACAGGTGAGCGTCATGGACGCTCACTACAAACGCCCGGAACTCGGCTACTGGCTCGTCCCAGAATTCCACGGCGAGGGCTATGGCAAAGAAGCCGTCTCACTCGTCATCGACTACGCCTTCCGGTCGTACGACACCCCCGCTATCGGCGCGGAGGCGTTCGATTACAACGAAGCCTCGCGTGGACTGCTCGAATCGCTCGGATTTTCCGAGGAGGGGCGTAGACGCAAGTTCATGTTCGTCGATGGCGCACACCGCGACATGGTCCAGTACGGCCTGCTCCGCGAGGAGTGGGAACCGGAGGAGTGA
- a CDS encoding ABC transporter ATP-binding protein — protein MASANDDTLLHVENLEKHFKVDSGWIASILQSVSGSDPDYVHAVDGVTFDLKRGETLGLAGESGCGKTTTGMSLVKLHEPSGGDITYNGQALSEASDAELKEFRQNAQMIFQDPFESLNPRMTVYDTVAEPLRIHNIGNETARVARALEFAELLPPDQYFDQYPHELSGGQRQRVAIARALVLDPDFIVADEPVSMLDVSLRAGVLSLLERMTDEYGLSVVYISHDLSLLRHMCDRLAIMYMGKIVEKGPTDQIIENPQHPYTQALINAVPVPEPNVGRERVELQGEVGDVIDIPSGCRFKSRCPDYIGSVCDNVNPPLEQKEGKACEVACHLYESADGFDPYAHVEGDGTQGEAPSQSSD, from the coding sequence ATGGCAAGTGCAAACGACGACACGCTGTTGCACGTCGAAAATCTGGAGAAACACTTCAAGGTGGACAGCGGCTGGATTGCGAGCATTCTCCAATCGGTGTCGGGGAGCGACCCCGATTACGTCCACGCCGTCGACGGCGTGACCTTCGACCTGAAACGCGGTGAGACGCTCGGCCTCGCGGGCGAATCTGGCTGCGGGAAGACGACGACTGGCATGTCTCTCGTCAAACTCCACGAACCGTCCGGCGGCGACATCACCTACAACGGGCAGGCGCTCTCGGAGGCGTCGGACGCCGAGTTGAAGGAGTTCCGCCAGAACGCCCAGATGATCTTCCAGGACCCCTTCGAGAGCCTGAACCCGCGGATGACGGTGTACGACACCGTGGCCGAACCGCTGCGAATTCACAACATCGGCAACGAGACGGCCCGCGTGGCGCGGGCGCTCGAATTCGCCGAGTTGCTCCCACCGGATCAGTACTTCGACCAGTACCCCCACGAACTCTCTGGGGGCCAGCGCCAGCGCGTCGCCATCGCCCGGGCGCTCGTTCTCGACCCGGACTTCATCGTGGCCGACGAACCCGTCTCCATGCTCGACGTGAGCCTTCGGGCGGGTGTCCTCTCGCTGCTCGAACGCATGACCGACGAGTACGGGCTTTCTGTGGTGTACATCAGTCACGACCTCTCGCTGCTTCGCCACATGTGCGACCGACTCGCCATCATGTACATGGGGAAAATTGTCGAAAAAGGGCCGACCGACCAGATTATCGAGAACCCACAACACCCCTACACGCAGGCGCTCATCAACGCTGTCCCGGTTCCCGAACCGAACGTGGGTCGAGAACGCGTCGAACTCCAAGGGGAGGTCGGCGACGTCATCGACATCCCCTCCGGGTGTCGGTTCAAGTCCCGCTGTCCAGACTACATCGGCAGCGTCTGTGACAATGTGAACCCACCACTCGAACAGAAAGAAGGAAAAGCGTGTGAAGTCGCCTGCCACCTCTACGAGAGTGCAGACGGCTTCGACCCGTACGCACACGTCGAGGGTGACGGCACACAGGGCGAAGCACCGTCACAGTCGTCCGACTGA
- a CDS encoding DsrE/DsrF/DrsH-like family protein, giving the protein MSTDTSGPEKAVDTDSMNREELESQLEALEERLSELEAKAEGPKKLSIIATKGTLDMAYPPLILASTAAAFGWEVQVFHTFWGLDILHEKHSKNLKMSSVGNPNTPMPNMLAALPGMDRMTTKMMEKQIEKNNTATIEELLETSLEMGVEFQACQMTIDLMGYDEDDFFDGVTTGVGAATAIQDMADSDIQLFV; this is encoded by the coding sequence ATGAGTACCGACACGAGCGGCCCCGAAAAGGCGGTCGATACCGACTCGATGAATCGTGAAGAACTCGAATCCCAACTCGAAGCGCTCGAAGAACGGCTGAGCGAACTCGAAGCCAAAGCGGAAGGCCCCAAGAAACTGTCCATCATCGCGACGAAGGGCACCCTCGATATGGCCTATCCACCGCTCATCCTCGCGAGCACGGCTGCCGCGTTCGGCTGGGAGGTGCAGGTGTTCCACACCTTCTGGGGGCTCGACATCCTCCACGAGAAGCACTCGAAGAACCTCAAGATGAGTTCGGTCGGTAACCCGAACACACCGATGCCGAACATGCTCGCCGCGCTTCCCGGCATGGACCGCATGACGACCAAGATGATGGAGAAGCAAATCGAGAAGAACAACACCGCCACTATCGAGGAACTGTTAGAAACCTCCCTCGAGATGGGCGTCGAGTTCCAGGCCTGTCAGATGACGATCGACCTGATGGGCTACGACGAGGACGACTTTTTCGACGGCGTCACGACCGGTGTCGGTGCCGCAACGGCTATTCAGGACATGGCCGACTCAGACATCCAACTGTTCGTTTGA
- a CDS encoding SDR family oxidoreductase, which translates to MAISGGQQVVVITGANEGIGFHLAAALLEAGYRVACLDVEGAQFQSLVESHPSHARFEECDVTVDDDVTHAVERIIDEWGGIDILVNNAAVFNFAPFDEQTLADTRREFEVNYFGYLRTIHAVLPHMQARNSGIIHNVSSGAGLVGHPSLTGYAATKGAIEAFVRSLRLELQRTNVSCTVMHPPLANTRSGATLGYPESFLSDPAYVGRKLAAKIESTDPVITADWKTKLGLTLSKRFPTMVRRGTARFVE; encoded by the coding sequence ATGGCAATTTCAGGGGGACAACAGGTCGTGGTCATCACCGGGGCGAACGAGGGAATCGGCTTTCACCTGGCGGCTGCGCTCCTCGAGGCGGGGTATCGGGTCGCCTGTCTCGACGTTGAAGGAGCGCAGTTCCAGTCACTCGTCGAGTCACATCCCTCCCACGCCCGGTTCGAAGAGTGCGATGTGACGGTGGACGACGACGTGACACACGCCGTAGAGAGAATCATCGACGAGTGGGGCGGGATAGACATACTCGTCAACAACGCTGCGGTTTTCAACTTCGCACCGTTCGACGAGCAAACGCTCGCAGACACCCGCCGCGAGTTCGAGGTCAACTACTTTGGCTACCTGCGGACGATTCACGCCGTCCTGCCCCACATGCAAGCACGAAATAGTGGCATTATCCACAACGTGAGTTCAGGTGCGGGACTGGTCGGCCACCCCAGCCTGACTGGGTACGCCGCCACGAAGGGTGCAATCGAGGCGTTCGTCCGCTCGCTCCGGCTCGAACTACAACGCACGAACGTGTCGTGTACCGTGATGCATCCGCCCCTCGCGAACACGCGGTCTGGGGCCACGCTCGGCTACCCCGAATCGTTCCTGAGCGACCCCGCGTACGTGGGGCGGAAACTGGCTGCGAAAATTGAATCGACCGACCCGGTCATCACAGCGGACTGGAAGACGAAACTCGGCTTGACTCTCTCGAAGCGGTTCCCCACGATGGTCAGGCGGGGAACTGCTCGGTTCGTAGAGTAA
- a CDS encoding DUF6691 family protein: MSNSGRSSWFLPVIYVGGVIFGAGLAISGMAKPEIVLDFLQFEDFGLLFVMGGAAVVSGIAFAVATRYLDTAPLTGRKYTRRLKEMDRNVVLGGVVFGGGWGISGICPGAAYASVGIGNFPILWAIVGMFLGAYAQGYWRTARDENTASSS, from the coding sequence ATGAGCAACTCCGGTCGGAGTTCGTGGTTCCTCCCCGTCATCTACGTCGGCGGCGTCATCTTCGGCGCTGGACTCGCGATAAGTGGGATGGCAAAGCCAGAAATCGTCCTCGACTTCCTCCAGTTCGAGGACTTCGGCCTCCTGTTCGTGATGGGCGGGGCAGCCGTCGTCTCCGGGATTGCCTTCGCAGTTGCCACCCGGTATCTCGACACCGCACCCCTGACCGGCCGGAAATACACGCGCCGCCTCAAAGAGATGGACCGAAACGTCGTCCTCGGCGGCGTCGTCTTCGGCGGTGGCTGGGGCATCTCGGGAATCTGTCCCGGGGCGGCCTACGCCAGCGTCGGCATCGGTAACTTCCCCATCCTCTGGGCCATCGTCGGGATGTTCCTCGGCGCGTACGCCCAGGGCTACTGGCGAACCGCCCGCGATGAAAACACAGCCAGTTCCAGTTGA
- a CDS encoding sulfite exporter TauE/SafE family protein encodes MEPFGLSLAMVGIFVGFGLLIGILFGFFGMGGSFLVTPALLVLGYPAKVAVGSGLAFVFGTSIIGALRHRRHGQVDYKLATIMTVAMTIGIKLGEHVITFLESTGVIDVVISVAYVSLLATVGLFTLHDARTEDKKSTGRDISEKVQSIEIPPMVTLKGDIRISAVIIFTLGLAIGVLSGLLGVGGGFLLMPAMMYGFGVPAAIAVGTDILQITISGAFGAFVYAQAGAVNLPVVGSLLAGSALGARIGAGATKLVDEDGIKGYFAAMLLAGSVAVAAKNLAAPLGMGWLQTLSIALIFGAAILVSGAVVLSAICQLRSEGAGVWCTLTSSGDGSTGH; translated from the coding sequence ATGGAGCCATTCGGATTGAGCCTCGCGATGGTCGGCATCTTCGTCGGCTTTGGCCTCCTCATCGGGATCCTGTTCGGCTTCTTCGGCATGGGCGGGTCGTTCCTCGTCACGCCGGCCCTTCTGGTGCTGGGCTACCCGGCGAAAGTGGCGGTCGGCAGTGGACTCGCGTTCGTCTTCGGAACGAGCATCATCGGCGCGCTTCGCCACCGCCGTCACGGGCAGGTCGATTACAAACTTGCGACCATCATGACCGTCGCGATGACCATTGGCATCAAACTGGGTGAACACGTCATCACGTTCCTCGAATCGACGGGCGTCATCGACGTGGTCATCAGCGTCGCGTACGTCAGCCTGCTCGCGACGGTTGGTCTGTTCACGCTCCATGACGCACGCACTGAGGACAAGAAATCGACTGGCAGGGACATCTCTGAGAAAGTCCAGTCCATCGAGATTCCGCCGATGGTGACGTTGAAGGGTGACATCCGCATCTCGGCGGTCATCATCTTCACCCTTGGACTCGCAATCGGCGTCCTCTCCGGCCTGCTCGGCGTCGGCGGCGGGTTCCTCCTCATGCCCGCGATGATGTACGGCTTCGGAGTCCCCGCGGCCATCGCCGTCGGCACGGACATCCTCCAGATTACCATTTCCGGGGCGTTCGGTGCCTTCGTTTACGCGCAGGCTGGGGCCGTGAATCTCCCCGTCGTCGGGTCGTTGCTCGCCGGAAGTGCGCTCGGCGCTCGCATCGGTGCGGGGGCGACGAAACTTGTGGACGAAGACGGTATCAAGGGTTACTTCGCCGCGATGCTCCTCGCGGGCAGCGTGGCCGTCGCCGCGAAAAATCTCGCAGCCCCCCTCGGGATGGGCTGGTTGCAGACACTCAGCATCGCGCTCATCTTCGGGGCGGCGATTCTCGTAAGTGGGGCCGTCGTCCTGAGTGCAATCTGCCAGCTCAGAAGTGAAGGTGCCGGTGTCTGGTGTACGCTAACCTCGTCTGGAGACGGCTCAACCGGCCACTAA
- a CDS encoding sulfurtransferase TusA family protein: MTDYTVTETLDVKGQNCPMPVVKTKQAMDGLAAGDVLEVLATDPGSMSDLGGWAETQSNAELLGQEEAGDVYKHYVRKTE, translated from the coding sequence ATGACTGACTACACCGTCACCGAAACCCTCGACGTGAAAGGACAGAACTGCCCAATGCCGGTCGTCAAGACGAAACAGGCCATGGACGGTCTCGCAGCGGGCGACGTCCTCGAAGTACTCGCCACCGACCCAGGCAGCATGAGTGACCTCGGTGGCTGGGCAGAGACGCAATCGAACGCCGAACTGCTCGGTCAGGAGGAGGCAGGCGACGTCTACAAACACTATGTCCGCAAGACGGAGTAA
- a CDS encoding MBL fold metallo-hydrolase gives MAQSNLPDGAEAIESISPEALKDRIDSGEPVFLLDARGEGDFEEWHIDGETVDIVNYPYFQLLDGIPEDLLAQLPEDRQITVLCAKGGSSELVAAHIQDEGYDVNHLEGGMKGWARIYEYTELDVAVDATIAQYRRPSSGCLAYLVVSDGEAAVIDPLRAFAHEYEQDAHAMGADLTYALDTHIHADHISGIRTVAAETDATPVLPKPAADRGVEYDVPYETVADGDTLTVGDVEIEVIHTPGHTTGMTAYTVGNVLFTGDGLFTESVARPDLEDPEAAKRAAATLHQSLTEKVLTLPDDTIIAPAHFSDAATPQDDGGYTAELGDLQESMAVLSMDEVEFVEFIVADMPPRPSNYEEIIAANLGRESPDDEKAFTLELGPNNCAASDNALTN, from the coding sequence ATGGCGCAAAGCAACCTTCCTGACGGAGCGGAAGCAATTGAGTCGATTTCCCCGGAAGCGCTGAAAGACCGCATCGACAGTGGTGAGCCGGTATTCCTCCTCGATGCACGCGGAGAAGGGGACTTCGAAGAGTGGCACATCGACGGCGAGACCGTCGATATCGTGAACTACCCGTACTTCCAGCTCCTCGATGGCATCCCCGAGGACCTCCTTGCGCAACTCCCGGAGGACCGGCAGATAACGGTTCTCTGTGCGAAAGGCGGGTCCAGCGAGCTGGTCGCAGCGCACATCCAGGACGAGGGCTACGACGTGAACCACCTCGAAGGTGGCATGAAGGGCTGGGCCCGGATCTACGAATACACCGAACTCGACGTAGCGGTTGATGCGACAATCGCCCAATACCGTCGTCCATCGAGCGGGTGTCTCGCCTATCTCGTCGTCTCCGACGGCGAAGCCGCCGTCATCGACCCACTCCGTGCATTCGCCCACGAATACGAGCAGGACGCCCACGCGATGGGCGCAGACCTGACCTACGCACTCGACACGCACATCCACGCAGACCACATCTCCGGTATCCGGACGGTCGCAGCCGAGACTGACGCGACGCCCGTCCTTCCCAAACCAGCCGCCGACCGCGGAGTCGAATACGACGTGCCGTACGAGACGGTCGCAGACGGCGACACACTCACCGTCGGCGACGTCGAAATCGAGGTCATCCACACGCCGGGCCATACGACGGGTATGACCGCCTACACGGTCGGCAACGTACTGTTCACTGGCGACGGCCTGTTCACCGAGAGCGTCGCCCGTCCCGACCTCGAAGACCCAGAAGCCGCAAAGCGTGCGGCGGCGACTCTCCATCAGAGTCTCACGGAGAAGGTCCTCACCCTTCCTGACGACACCATCATCGCGCCGGCGCACTTCAGCGACGCCGCCACGCCACAAGACGACGGGGGGTATACCGCAGAACTCGGTGACCTGCAGGAATCGATGGCTGTCCTCTCGATGGACGAAGTCGAGTTCGTCGAGTTCATCGTCGCGGATATGCCACCCCGGCCGTCGAACTACGAGGAAATTATCGCAGCCAATCTCGGCCGCGAATCGCCCGACGACGAGAAAGCGTTCACGCTCGAACTCGGGCCGAACAACTGTGCCGCGAGTGACAACGCGCTGACTAACTAA
- a CDS encoding metallopeptidase TldD-related protein, with protein sequence MDADREALVDALEFLLDRFEGVETVAYAEVGAIAQAKTDIVVTEDGLRNATPFTETGVCCRVFAEGAADYRYTTSLDEESLTDVADRAIRSGEVLAQRDAGRFDQFTHHQGVHGGWASSRIDAVEKAEKVDILQAGLTAGENLDLSNAWVNYTDAHIETTLATTTGSTVQTTLDRGAVTAILTLIDGQKVKRHAGSTRGVGFLDHLPGFFDELVEDATELESATVETPPTGETTIVLSPRAAGQLFHFVSRYLEADMGYMGLSPYAVGDRIGSNELAIEDTIHAGSWAALAYDFEGRPTTPVQLVEDGRVTRLLHNTTSAAEEDTFPAGSAVPSLGFDQPPRIHARHLEVAPGTATTDELNHGATVVIDRFGDPYLRDDLERVQRTGVMPPSVLYAKDIDRKTTDRPDRGRAQLPVAEGYRLDGGERVGRVSGVALDFEPGTLDAISAIGRVRETTTGVANKHKSRLPYAVTAPGIRLHARLESL encoded by the coding sequence ATGGATGCAGACCGGGAGGCACTCGTGGACGCGTTGGAGTTCTTACTCGACCGTTTCGAAGGGGTCGAGACGGTCGCCTACGCAGAAGTCGGGGCCATAGCGCAGGCGAAGACGGATATCGTCGTGACCGAGGACGGATTGCGCAACGCCACGCCGTTTACTGAAACCGGTGTCTGCTGTCGCGTGTTTGCAGAGGGAGCGGCAGACTACCGTTACACGACGTCCCTCGACGAGGAAAGTCTCACGGACGTGGCAGACCGGGCCATCAGAAGTGGCGAAGTGCTCGCCCAGCGAGATGCCGGCCGCTTCGACCAGTTCACTCACCATCAAGGGGTCCACGGCGGGTGGGCCAGTAGTCGTATCGACGCTGTAGAGAAGGCAGAAAAAGTCGACATTTTGCAAGCAGGTCTGACAGCAGGTGAAAACCTCGACCTGTCGAACGCGTGGGTCAATTACACCGACGCGCACATCGAGACGACGCTCGCCACGACGACTGGCAGCACCGTCCAGACGACGCTCGACCGGGGAGCCGTGACGGCCATTCTCACACTCATCGATGGACAGAAAGTGAAACGCCACGCGGGTTCGACTCGCGGTGTGGGATTCCTCGACCACCTGCCCGGATTTTTCGACGAGTTGGTCGAGGACGCGACCGAACTCGAATCGGCTACTGTCGAAACGCCACCCACGGGTGAGACAACCATCGTTCTAAGCCCCCGAGCAGCCGGGCAATTGTTTCACTTCGTCTCGCGCTACCTCGAAGCCGACATGGGGTACATGGGCCTCAGCCCCTACGCTGTGGGCGACCGAATCGGCTCAAACGAATTGGCCATCGAAGATACGATTCACGCCGGGTCGTGGGCCGCCCTCGCGTATGATTTCGAGGGACGACCGACGACGCCGGTTCAGCTCGTAGAAGACGGTCGGGTGACGAGACTCCTCCACAACACGACCAGCGCCGCCGAAGAAGACACGTTCCCCGCCGGCAGCGCCGTCCCAAGCCTCGGGTTCGACCAGCCCCCGCGCATCCATGCGCGGCATCTCGAAGTCGCACCCGGGACGGCGACGACCGACGAGCTCAACCACGGCGCAACCGTGGTCATTGACCGGTTCGGTGACCCGTACCTGCGAGACGATTTAGAACGCGTCCAGCGCACCGGCGTCATGCCTCCGAGTGTGCTCTACGCGAAAGATATCGACCGGAAAACGACCGACCGACCGGACCGTGGCCGGGCACAACTCCCCGTCGCTGAGGGGTATCGACTCGACGGCGGCGAGCGCGTCGGACGCGTGTCAGGTGTAGCGCTCGATTTCGAACCCGGAACGCTCGACGCAATTTCTGCAATCGGTCGCGTCCGTGAGACGACTACTGGCGTTGCAAACAAACACAAATCACGATTGCCGTATGCCGTGACTGCGCCCGGCATACGGTTGCACGCCCGGCTGGAATCGCTGTAA
- a CDS encoding nuclear transport factor 2 family protein, with the protein MAAERMTRAENPHVASDRFYEALERMANGDAGLMEVCWSHSDDVTTMHPIGGREEGWDAVRDSWAGVAELASNGSVTRTDQLVRTSGELACELVTETVSMDLGGHALHAEFRATNVYRLEDGDWKIIHHHADANQEFQDILAQLTTAE; encoded by the coding sequence ATGGCTGCAGAAAGAATGACTCGGGCAGAAAATCCACACGTAGCATCGGACCGATTTTATGAAGCGTTAGAACGCATGGCGAACGGCGACGCAGGATTGATGGAAGTATGTTGGTCGCACAGCGACGACGTGACGACGATGCATCCCATCGGCGGGCGCGAAGAAGGATGGGACGCAGTGCGCGATTCGTGGGCTGGCGTGGCCGAATTAGCATCGAACGGGTCGGTCACCCGAACAGACCAACTCGTTCGCACGAGCGGTGAGCTGGCCTGCGAACTCGTAACCGAAACTGTCTCGATGGACCTCGGTGGGCATGCGCTGCATGCCGAGTTCCGCGCGACGAACGTCTATCGACTCGAAGACGGTGACTGGAAAATAATCCACCACCACGCGGATGCGAACCAGGAATTCCAGGATATCCTTGCACAACTGACAACTGCAGAGTGA
- a CDS encoding YeeE/YedE family protein, whose product MSTLTPLVALADLFPRGIAPYLIGGLLVGLGAATIYLATGIIAGASTFLESSLSYISDVGRFNRHTYVQSRNWRVVFTVGIISGAAIYTLTSGAGAWTTDVQWWRLLGGGFLVGVGTRLGKGCTSGHGVCGVGSLSNTSFVNVATFLAVAIGTAQLVQALGVMP is encoded by the coding sequence ATGAGCACACTCACCCCGCTGGTTGCACTCGCAGACCTCTTCCCGAGAGGAATCGCGCCGTACCTGATTGGCGGGCTCCTCGTCGGACTCGGAGCGGCGACGATCTACCTCGCGACGGGCATCATCGCCGGTGCGAGTACGTTTCTCGAATCGTCGCTCTCCTACATCTCCGACGTCGGGCGATTCAACCGTCACACGTACGTCCAGTCGCGCAACTGGCGCGTCGTCTTCACCGTCGGCATCATCAGTGGCGCGGCCATCTACACCCTCACGTCGGGCGCGGGAGCCTGGACAACTGACGTCCAGTGGTGGCGACTGCTCGGCGGCGGCTTTCTGGTCGGCGTCGGGACTCGCCTCGGCAAAGGCTGTACCTCTGGCCACGGCGTCTGCGGCGTTGGGTCGCTCTCGAACACGTCGTTCGTGAACGTCGCGACGTTCCTCGCCGTCGCCATCGGAACTGCCCAACTGGTGCAGGCACTCGGGGTGATGCCATGA
- a CDS encoding ABC transporter ATP-binding protein: MSLLEVDGLEVYYETEDGPAKAVDDVSFSLEEGENLGIVGESGCGKTTLAKAIIGILPDAGYVNDGSINFKGDDLTQLNSAQRRRLKWEEISMIAQSAMNSLNPVYTIREQIVEAIETHRPGTGRVESTNIVTEMFELVGLDPDRADDYPHQFSGGMRQRAMIAMALALEPSLILADEPTTALDVIMQDQILKRISGIQDEVNSSMLVITHDVSVVAETCDRVLVMYAGKVAEEGPVEEIFNQPYHPYTIGLKRAFPNIRKTDQDLLSIKGYPPELVGPPEGCRFAERCPMATEKCRHEEPEAHYMNGLRSYCHYAEDIDQELRPVADDAATWNQTAAAQKTGGD, translated from the coding sequence ATGAGTCTACTCGAAGTCGACGGACTAGAAGTCTACTACGAAACCGAAGACGGCCCGGCCAAGGCCGTAGACGATGTCTCCTTTAGCTTAGAAGAAGGTGAGAACCTCGGCATCGTCGGCGAGTCGGGCTGTGGCAAGACGACGCTCGCGAAGGCCATCATCGGCATTCTCCCCGATGCTGGCTACGTCAACGATGGGAGCATCAATTTCAAGGGCGACGACCTGACCCAGCTGAACAGCGCTCAACGACGCCGCCTCAAGTGGGAAGAGATCTCCATGATTGCCCAGTCGGCGATGAACTCGCTGAACCCGGTGTACACCATCCGTGAGCAAATCGTCGAAGCCATCGAGACCCACCGCCCGGGAACGGGTCGCGTCGAATCGACGAACATCGTCACCGAGATGTTCGAACTCGTCGGGCTCGACCCCGACCGCGCCGACGACTACCCCCACCAGTTCTCCGGGGGGATGCGCCAGCGAGCCATGATTGCGATGGCGCTTGCGCTCGAACCGTCGCTCATCCTCGCAGACGAACCGACGACGGCGCTCGACGTCATCATGCAGGACCAGATTCTAAAACGCATCAGCGGGATTCAAGACGAGGTCAACTCCTCGATGCTGGTCATCACCCACGACGTGAGCGTGGTCGCAGAAACCTGCGATCGCGTCCTCGTGATGTACGCGGGCAAAGTCGCAGAAGAAGGGCCGGTCGAGGAGATATTCAACCAGCCGTATCACCCGTACACCATCGGCCTGAAACGGGCATTCCCGAACATCCGCAAGACCGACCAAGACCTGCTTTCCATCAAGGGCTATCCACCCGAACTCGTCGGCCCGCCCGAGGGCTGTCGGTTCGCAGAGCGGTGTCCCATGGCGACCGAGAAGTGTCGCCACGAGGAACCGGAGGCCCACTACATGAACGGCCTGCGGTCGTACTGCCACTACGCAGAAGACATCGACCAGGAACTCAGACCGGTCGCCGACGACGCGGCGACGTGGAATCAGACCGCCGCGGCCCAGAAAACCGGGGGTGACTGA
- a CDS encoding helix-turn-helix domain-containing protein, which produces MGDSLSQLLREQMECEGLLECIHGLKEIDTTVFKLLSTTPEPMTVDEVASCIDRERSTAYRSVQRLIEAGLVEKEQVNYEHGGYYHVYSAADPDAITKDLQRMLNDWYAKMGTLIGEFNRKYADESDTSTRTPQAET; this is translated from the coding sequence ATGGGAGATTCGCTGAGTCAACTGCTCCGAGAACAGATGGAGTGCGAGGGCCTCCTCGAATGCATCCACGGCCTCAAGGAGATCGATACGACCGTGTTCAAACTGTTGAGTACCACTCCAGAACCGATGACGGTCGACGAAGTCGCAAGTTGTATCGACCGCGAACGCTCGACCGCCTACCGGTCGGTCCAGCGCCTCATCGAGGCCGGTCTCGTCGAGAAAGAACAGGTGAACTACGAACACGGCGGCTATTATCACGTCTACAGCGCCGCCGACCCGGATGCGATAACCAAGGACCTCCAGCGAATGCTCAACGACTGGTACGCAAAGATGGGCACGCTCATCGGCGAGTTCAACCGTAAGTACGCCGACGAGAGCGATACGTCCACTCGGACGCCGCAGGCCGAAACCTGA